TGCTCGTCGCGGTGACCAGCGAGGAGCAGCGCACGGCCAGCAACCGGGTGGCCGAGGCGCTGCGGCGGCGCGCGGTGCCGACCGAGGTGTCGCCGAGCGCGGCGAAGTTCGGCAAGCAGATCCGCTATGCCGAGCGCCGCGGCATCCCGTACGTCTGGTTCCCGGGTGCCGACGGAGCGCCGGACGAGGTGAAGGACATCCGCTCGGGTGAGCAGGTCACGGCCGTTGCGGGGGAGTGGATGCCACCCCGGCAGGACCTTAAGCCGGTAGTCAGCTGAGTCTCACGACTGGCGCACATGGCCTCGGGGACCTACGGTAGCGTAAGTTACGCCACCGTAGGGAGCCTCTCGTGATCATGAGCACCACACTGAGCCAGACCGCACTCCTCGTCGAGTTGGAGCCGGTGGTTGCCCGCAACCTCGACCGCCACCTCACGCTGGCCAAGGAGTGGTTCCCGCACGAGTACGTGCCGTGGAGCGAGGGGCGCACCTTCGACGGGCCGCTCGGTGGCGAGGCGTGGTCTCCGACCGACTCCACCATCCCCGACGTGGCCCGCACCGCGCTGATCGTGAACCTGCTGACCGAGGACAACCTGCCCTCGTACCACCACGAGATCGCCACCCTGTTCGGCCGGGACGGCGCGTGGGGCACCTGGGTGCACCGGTGGACCGCGGAGGAGGGCCGGCACGGTGTCGCGATCCGCGACTACCTGACCGTCAGCCGCGCGGTCGACCCGGTGGCGCTGGAGCGGGCCCGGATGACGCACATGTCGGAGGGCTACACCAACGCCCACGGCGACGAGGTGCTGCACTCACTGGCGTACGTCTCGTTCCAGGAGTTGGCCACCCGGATCTCGCACCGCAACACCGGCAAGGCCACCGGCGACCCCGCCTGCGAGGCGCTGCTGGCCCGGGTGGCCGCCGACGAGAACCTGCACATGGTCTTCTACCGCAACCTGCTCGCCGCCTCGTTCGAGCTGGCCCCGAGTCAGGCCATGCGGGCCGTCGCCGACGTGGTGGCCGACTTCCAGATGCCCGGCAGCGGCATCGAGGGCTTCGCCCGCAAGTCCGTGGCGATCGCCCTGGCCGGCATCTACGACCTGCGCCAGCACCGCGACGACGTGCTCCAGCCGGTGCTGCGCCAGTGGGACGTCTTCAACGTGACCGGCCTCAACGCCGACGGCGAAGCCGCCCGCGAGCAGCTGGCCGCTCAGCTGGAAAACCTGGAGCGCGCCGCAAGCCGCTTCGAGGAGAAGCGCGACGCCCGAGCCGCCCGCCTAGCCCTCCGCTAAACCCCAACCCCAGTCCCCCCACCCACCCTGCCCCGCCCCAGGCCCACCCCTCTCCCGCGTTGATCAAGAGGTTTCGGTCATCGGAAGCCTGTTTCCTGACGCAAACCTCTTGATCAACCCAAAGGGGTGGGGGTGGGGGTGGGGTGGGTGGGGGTCAGGGTTGGGGGAGGAGTAGGCAGGTGCTGGTTGCGTGGGCTATCAGGCGGGCGCTCGCGTCGGTGATGCGGGCCTCGGCCAGGGCCGTACGCCGGCCGCGTTGCAGCACCGTGCCCTCGCAGCGCAGCGTGCCGCTGTCGATCGTGACCGGGCGGAGGAACTTCACGTTGAGGTCCAGCGAGGTGTAGCCGACGCCGGCCGGCAGCGTGGTGTGCACGGCGCACCCCGCGGCGGTGTCCAGCAGCGTCGAGAGGACGCCACCGTGGACGCTGCCGAGCGGGTTGTAGTGGAACTCCTGCGGGGTCAGCTCGACGACGACCCGACCCTCGTCGGCCTCCATCCGGGTCATGTCGATGAGGTGCATCACCGGCGGCGCGGCCAGCTCGCCGGCGATCATCGCCCGGAGCATGTCGATGCCGCTGCGTCGGCCGACCTGGGCGGCGTTGGCCGCCGGGTCCGCCCAGGTGAAGGTACGGCTGCGCGCCGGTTCCTGCGTCTGCGTCATGGATGCAGCCTGGCAGTAGGTTGCTGAGTCTGTCAATGAGACCTAGCCTGGTCGGATGGGACCCTCGGCACTGGACTGGTCGGTGGACAACTGCACCATCACCCGCGCGATGGCCGTCCTCGGTGAGCGCTGGACGCTGGTGGTGCTCCGCGAGGTGTTCACCGGCGTACGCCGCTTCGACGACATGCGGGTGCGCACCGGCATTCCGCGTCAGGTGTTGACCAACCGACTGTCCACGCTGGTGGAGCAGGGCGTGCTGAGTCGCGAGCCGTACCGGGAGCCCGGCAGTCGGTTGCGCCACGAGTACCGGCTGACGGCCAAGGGCCTGGACCTGTGGCCGGTGCTGGTTGCCGTGCTCGGCTGGGGCGACCGGTACCTTGCCGATCCGGAGGGCTCGCCGCTGACCGTCACCCATCGTGACTGTGGCGCTCCGGTAGGCATCGAACTGCGATGTGCCGACGGGCACGACGTGGGTCAGATGCGCGACGTGGTGCCCCGCCCGGGTCCCGGCGCCCGGCGCCGTACCCCCTGACGCGCGGCACCCTCGCCACCCGTCGCCATGGAGACATCGATGACCGTGCTCATGCAAATTGGATCCGGTGTCGATTCGATGTGACGGTCGTTGTTCGCCAGCGTGTCAGGGGTGTTGCGGCGATGTGGCCGGCCAAGATCGGTGAATCCGGGCGAAACCAAGCCTTGTGAATGATCTCAAGTATGTAGATACTTCACTTCATTCGGCCGGTTTCCCCAGATCGGCCGGGTTGCCCTCGGGTCAGCCGCCCCCCGGTGAGACCCGTTCCCCCGCCCTGGAGGTTTGTTACATGCGACCCACGAGGTCCTCACTCCGCGTCGCGGCCACCGTCGCCGTGGCCGGAAGCTTGGTCGTCGGTACGCTCATCGGCGCACCCGCCCAGGCCGCCCCCGCCGCCTCGCCCGATGCCGCCGCCGCCCTCTCCGCTCAGCTCGGCGACCGCTCCGCTGGCTCGTACATCGATGCCAGTGGCAAGTCCGTCGTCACGGTGACCGACGCGGCCGCCGCCAGCAAGGCCAGCAAGGCCGGCGCCGTCGTTCGCTACGTCACCCGTGGTGCCGCCGAGCTCAACCGGGCCACGGCCGAACTGGAGCGCTCCGCCAAGATCCCAGGCACCGCCTGGTGGAGCGACCCGGTCACCAACCAGGTCGTCGTCTCCGTGGACAGCACCGTCACCGGAGCGAAGCTGGAGCGGGTCAAGGCCGCCGCCGCCCGTGCCAACGGCGCGGTCCGGGTCGAGGCCGAGGCCGGCGTGCTGAGCACCCGGATCTCCGGTGGCCAGGCCATCTACGCCGGTGGCGGCGGGCGCTGCTCGCTCGGCTTCAACGTGCGCAGCGGCAGCACCTACTACTTCGTGACGGCCGGGCACTGCACCAACATCTCGGCCAGTTGGTACTCGAACTCCGGCCAGACCGCGCTGATCGGCACCCGGACCGGCACCAGCTTCCCGGGCAACGACTACGGCATCGTGCGGCACAGCAACTCCGCCAACGCCGCTGGCAACGTCTCCCTCTACAACGGCAGCTTCCGCGACATCACCGGCTCCGGTAACGCCTCGGTCGGTCAGGCGGTGCAGCGCTCCGGCAGCACCACCGGCCTGCGCAGCGGCTCGGTGAACGCGACCAACGCCACGGTGAACTACGCCGAGGGTTCGGTCTCCGGCCTGATCCGCACCAACGTCTGCGCCGAGCCGGGCGACAGCGGCGGCTCGCTCTTCGCCGGCGGCACCGCCCTGGGCATGACCTCCGGCGGCAGTGGCAACTGCCGCACCGGTGGCACGACCTACTTCCAGCCCGTCACCGAGGCACTGAGCCGCTACGGCGTCAGCGTCTTCTGATCCAGTCACCGCTTGCGGGCCGCCGGAACCCTCCGGCGGCCCGTTCGCTGTGCTGGCACACGAGCACCGCGATGCTCGGCAACCCCGTGCGGAACGGGACCGGCTCAGGCGTACCCCGGCGATCCGGGCCGCGCGATCCGGTGCCCGCGACGGCGGTCAGCGGGGCCCGGACGGTTCCAGTCGCCGCCGCTGAGAGGCCAGCGCGGCGAGCACGGCGGCCAGCGGCACGGCCGCCTCGCCGGCCGCCAACAATCGCTCCGTCAGCCCGATCCGTGCTCCGTCGGCGAAGTACTCGACGGCGAACCAGCCGAGCAGCCCGAGCAGGACCGCCGCCGCCGCGAGCGCTGTCCAGCGTGCGGGACCGCGCTGACCCTGGTCCAGGGGTGGCGCCGCTCGACGGGGCACGGCCAGGGCCGGCCAGACAGCCAACGCACCGAACGCCACAGCAGCGGCGACGACGTGTGTCGTCGAGCCCCCCGGACGTTGCGGGAAGGCGACCAGCACCAGGGTGGCGAGCCCGCCCAGCGCGAGCAGCCCTCGACCCGTCGGCGCGGCAGTGACCAGACCGAGCGCGGTCACCAGGTGACAGAAACCCAGGCCGGCAAGCCCGAGCGTCATGATCCATCGATGGTCCGCATCCGTGGCGGCAAGCGCGCTGATGGTCTGCCGGACCGGATCGAACCCGTCGGGTTGGGCGGCCTGCGCCAGCGTCCAGCCCCCGATGAGAAACAGCGGTGCGCCACCAGCCGACAGCAGGGCCCAGCGGGGAACAATCGACATCGGGCGATCGTAGCGGTGCGACCGGAGGAACTGCCCAGGCCGACGCCTCGCGTTCGGGCGGATGGGCCGACGTCGCGGCCGCCGGACCAGGTCGGAGGATGAGTCACGGCAGCCCATCGGGCCGTCGAGGAGTGGGCCCGTGCGACGGTCCAAGCGGATCCGGAGGTACGACGCCGACCGTCGGCAGAGCCGGACCGACGGAGGTGGTGCCACCCGAGGCCCACGCAAGGTGCGCCCGCCGGGCCGAGAGCACCGCCAACAGAGGCCAGAGTGATACGGCCACCGCCGTCACCCGTTCGGCCAACCCGGTCCGGGATCCGCTGGTCACCTCGAACGCGGACCAGCCGAAGAGCGCGAGCAGCACGGCCGTCGCGCCGAGCCCCACCCCCCGGCGGAACGCCCAGGGCGGCTGCGGCGAGTCCGGATGGACGGCGTCCGCGCCGCGTGGCAGCCACAGCGCCGACCCGGCCGGCCAGAGCACCAGGGCGAGGACGGCCACGGTCGCCGCGATGCCGTGGCTGAGCGAGCCGCCCACCGTCGGCCGGGGAAACGCGACCAGCGCGATGGTGGCCACGCCTCCCACGGCGAGCATGAATCGGCTGGGCAGCCCGGCCGCGTGCAGCACAGCGGCGGTCGCCAGGTAGCAGCAGCCGAGCAGCACCAGGGCGGTGACCATGATCCAGGCGTCGGCGGCGTCGTGCCCGGCCAATTGGCTGATGGTGTCCCGGATCGGGTCGTACCCGGCGGGCTGCCGGGACTCCGCGACCGTCCAACCGGCCACCAGCAACACGGGCGCGGCCGCCGCCGTGGCGACGGCCCAGTTCGGTACGGCGCGCATTTCGCCACGTTAACCGGCATGGCTGCTGGCTGAGTCGGGTTCGCGGGACCGCCCCACCAGCGAATCGCACCGGCCTGCCGGGTGCCGCGGAGGCAGAGCGGCCACCCCTGACAGAATGCCGGTGAGGACTGTTCCACGATGAGGAGTTGCCAGCTGTGATCCGTACCCACAATGCCGGAAGCCTGCGCGCCGCGGACGCCGGCTCGACGGTGACGCTCGCCGGGTGGGTGGCCCGCCGGCGCGACCACGGCGGCGTCATCTTCGTCGACCTGCGCGACGGTTCCGGCGTTGTCCAGGTGGTGTTCCGCGAAGAGGACGCGCACGCGCTGCGCAACGAGTTCTGCGTGAAGGTCGTCGGCGAGGTGACCCGCCGGCCGGCCGGCAACGAGAACCCGGAGCTGCCCACCGGTGAGGTCGAGGTGACCGTCGTCGAGCTGGAGGTGCTCTCCGAGGCGGCCCCGCTGCCGCTGCCGGTGGACGACCAGATCGAGGCCGGTGACGACCTCCGGCTGCGGTACCGCTACCTGGACCTGCGCCGCAGCGGCCCGGCGAACGCGCTGCGCCTGCGCTCGCGCGCCAGCCACCTCGCCCGGGGTGTGCTGCACGAGCGGGACTTCCTGGAGATCGAGACGCCGACGCTGACCCGCTCGACGCCGGAGGGCGCCCGCGACTTCCTGGTCCCGGTGCGACTCCAGCCCGGTAGTTGGTACGCGCTGCCGCAGTCGCCTCAGCTGTTCAAGCAGCTGCTGATGGTCGGCGGCATGGAGCGGTATTACCAGATCGCCCGCTGCTACCGCGACGAGGACTTCCGCGCCGACCGGCAGCCCGAGTTCACCCAGCTCGACATCGAGATGTCGTTCGTCACCGAGGACGACGTGATCGACCTGGGCGAGGCGATCGTCTCGGCGCTCTGGAAGGACCTGGCTGGGCACGAGATCGCCACGCCGATCCCGCGGATCACCTGGCACGACGCGATGGCCCGGTACGGCTCGGACAAGCCGGACCTGCGCTACGGCGTCGAGCTGACCGAGCTGACCGACTACCTGCGCGGCACCGAGTTCCGGGTCTTCGCCGGGGCGATCGACGCGGGCGGCTACGTCGGCGCGGTCGTGATGCCGGGCGGCGCGGCGCAGAGCCGTAAGGAGCTGGACGGCTGGCAGGACTGGGCCAAGGCGCGTGGCGCGCGCGGCCTGGCGTACGTGGTGCTGGACGCCGAGACCGGCGAGGCGCGCGGCCCGGTGGCCAAGAACCTCTCCGCCGAGCACCTGGGTGGGCTCGCCGACGCGGTCGGCGCGAAGCCGGGCGATGCGGTGTTCTTCGCCGCGAGCGGCACCACCCGGGAGGCGCAGGAGCTGCTCGGCGCGGCCCGCGTCGAGATCGCCAAGCGGTCCGGCCTGATCGACGAGAGCGCCTGGGCGTTCTGCTGGGTGGTCGACGCGCCGATGTTCGAGCGCACGGACGAGGGCGGTTGGACGGCGGTGCACCACCCGTTCACCTCGCCCAACTCGGAGTGGGTCGACCGGTTCGAGGAGGCCCCGGACCGGGCGCTGGCGTACGCGTACGACATCGTCTGCAACGGCAACGAGATCGGCGGCGGGTCGATCCGTATCCACCGGGGCGACGTGCAGAAGCGGGTCTTCGACCTGCTCGGCATCACCCCGGAGGAGGCGCAGGACAAGTTCGGCTTCCTGCTGGAGGCGTTCAAGTACGGCGCTCCGCCGCACGGCGGTATCGCCTTCGGCTGGGACCGGGTCTGCATGCTGCTCGCCGGCGCGGACTCGATCCGTGAGGTCATCGCCTTCCCGAAGACCCGGGGTGGCTTCGATCCGCTGACCGGCGCGCCGACGCCGATCACCGGCCAGCAGCGCACCGAGGCCGGCATCGACGCCAAGCCCAAGCCCTCGGCCACCACCCACACCGGCACCGCCGGCCCAGCTGCCCCGGTAGCCGACCCGGTCTGACCGCACCCCCCGCACTGCTTGGTTGATCAAGAGGTTTGCGTCATCATCGCCTCGCGAGATGACGCAAACCTCTTGATCAACAGCGGGGGAGTGGGCTGGTATGCGGGTGCTTGTTGTCGGGGGCAGCGGGTTACTGGGCCGGGAGGTTTCTCGGCGGGCTGTTGATGCCGGGTTGTCGGTGGTGGGGACCGTTCACTCCGGTGAGATCGCTCTGCCGGGTGTTGCCGTGCGGCGACTGGACGTGACCGACCGGGCCGCGGTGCGTGCGCTGGTCGCCGAGGTACGCCCCGACGCCGTGGTGAGCACCCCCTACCGGTACGACGACTGGACGGTCACCGCCGACGGGGCCGCGTACGTGGCGGTCGCCGCGGCCGAGGTGGGCGCTCGGCTGGTGCACGTGTCCAGCGACGCCCTGCACGCCGGCCGTCCGTCGCCCTACCTCGACGACGACGTGCCCACTCCGATCAACGCGTACGGGGCCGCGAAGGCAGCGGCGGAGACCGCCGTGCGGGCGGTCGACCCCGGCGCGGCACTGGTGCGTACCTCGCTGATCCTGGGGGAGGGCAGCAAGCAGATCCAGCTCTGCCGCGAGGCGCTCGCCGGCCGGGCCACCCTGTTCACCGACCAGATCCGCTGCCCGGTCGACGTCACCGACCTGGCCGACGCCGTGCTGGAATTGGTCCACAGCGCGTACGCCGGCCCGCTCAACGTGGCCGGACCGGACGCGGTCAGCCGCGCCGAGCTGGGCCTGCTGGTCGCCGAACGGTTCGACCTGGACGCGTCCGGCCTGAAGACCACGACCAGCACCGCCGCCGGTGTTGCCGGGCCCGGCGACGTACGCCTGGACTCCACCCGCGCCGCTGGCCTGCTGCGCACGCGGCTGCGTGGGGTACGCGAACTCCTGGCTCGCTGAGCCTGCCGAACATCATTCCAGTGGACGCACACTTCCTATGCATAACTCTTGTGCATAGGAAGTGTGCAGAGATAGTGTGCAGCCATGGAGAACCCCCCATCCGACGGCCGTACCGAGCCACGGCGCGTCGATCTGGACGGCCGGCAGGTTCGCGTGCTGGCCCACCCACTGCGGATGCGGCTGCTCGGCTCGCTGCGTATCGACGGCCCGGCGACCGCCACGGCCCTCGCCGAGAAGTTGGGCACCAACACCGGCGCGACCAGCTACCACCTGCGGCAACTCGCCGAGGTGGGGCTCGTGGCCGAGGATCCCGACCGGGGCACCGGTCGGCAGCGCTGGTGGCAGGCCGCGCACGACATGAGTCACTTCGACCCCACCGACTTCGACGAAGACCCGGATGCCCGCGCCGCCGTCCAGTGGATCCAGGCCGACCAGGTGCGGCTGATGGGCGACCTGGCCGAGCGTTGGATGGCCGTCGAACACCACCAGTCTCGGGCCTGGCGCGACGCCGTCGGGATGAGTGACCTGGTGCTGCCGCTCGACCCGGCCCGACTACGTGCCCTCAGCGACGACCTGTGGGCGGTGCTGATGCGCTACCGCGACGAAGCCGTGGCCGATGCCCCGGACGTCAAACCCGTGCACGTGTTCCTGGCCGGCTTCCCGCGTCTGGACGAGCGGTGGTGAGCGCGAGGAGTGAGCCGGGTTTGCGAGCCCCGCAGTCGCGAACCGAAGGTGGCTCTGTGAGTGCGAGGAGTGAGCCGGGTTTGCGAGCCCCGCAGTCGCGAGCAGAGGAGACGCAGTGAGCGCGCTGACCGTACGCCAGGTCCGGAATCGCTACCTCACGCTCTACGGTCTGCGCTGGCTGCCCACCGGACTGTTGATCCCGGTGATGATCCTGCTCATGCAGGAGCGCGGCCTGACGCTGCCACAGATCGGCCTGGTCGGCACCGCGCAGGGGCTGCTGGTGCTGGCGCTGGAGCTGCCCACCGGCGGGCTCGCCGACGCCCTCGGTCGCCGACCCGTGCTGCTCGCCGCCGGAGCGCTCAACCTCGCCTCGCTGGCGCTGTTCGCGGTGGCCGACTCGTTCTGGATGTTCTTCCTGGTCTGGGCGTTGCAGGGGGTCTACCGGGCGTTGGACAGCGGCCCGCTGGAGTCCTGGTACGTCGATGCCACCCTGGCCGCCGACCCGGATGCCGAGTACGAGAAGGGCCTCGGGTACGGCGGCACTGTCATCGGTGGCGCTATCGCCGGTGGCGCGCTGCTCAGCGGTGGTCTCATCGCCCTCGGCCCGATGGGGCCGGTCAGCGCGCTCACCGTGCCCGTGCTGGCCGCCATCGTCGCGCAGGCGGCGGCGCTCGTCGCGCTTGTCGTGCTGCTGGTGGAGGAGCGGCCGGCCACCGGGTTCGCGGCGCTACGGGCCTCGGTGGTGCAGGCGCCCCGGATGATCGGCCAGGCGGTCGGGCTGCTGCGCCGGTCCCGGGTGCTGCTGGCCCTGGTGGCGGTGGAGCTGTTCTGGGGCTTCGGGATGGTCACCTTCGAGTCGCTGCTGCCGGTGCGGCTCGCCGAGGTGATCGGCGATCCGGAACGTGCGGCGGCACTGCTCGGACCGGCCAACTCGGCCGCCTGGCTCGCCTCGGCCGCCGGCGCGGCGCTGACCCCGCTGCTGCTGCGCTGGTTCGGTGCCGCACCGGGCGCGGCCCTGCTGCGCATCCTGCAGGGGGTGACGGTGGTCGGGATGGGGCTGTTCGCCGGGCCGGTCGGGGTGTTGGTGGCGTACCTGGCCTGCTACGCCGTGCACGGCGCGTCGAACCCGCTGCACAGTGGGCTGCTGCATCGGCAGGTCGACGGCCCGTACCGGACCAGCGTGCTCTCCCTCAACTCGATGATGGCGCAGCCGGCCGGCGCGCTCGGCGGGGTGGTGCTTACCGCGCTGGCCGCCGCCACCAGCGTCGGCACCGCGATGGTGGTCGGCGGGGTGGTGCTGGCCGTCGCCGCCCCGCTCTACCTGCCCGCCTGGCTTGCCGGCCGCACACCCGCACCTGCCATCGAACCGACCGCGGTCCCCGTACCCGCCGTCGAGCGATGAGGACAGGCCCCTCGCTGAGGGGCCTGCCCCCACGTCTCAGGCGAGGCGGAACGAGCTGAGGGAGAGGCTGTTGGTGAAACCGAGCCGACGGTAGAGCCGCACCGCACCGACATTGCTCGGATAGACGCCGAGCCCCACGGTGTCGTGGCGCGCCAGCAGCGCCCGGGTCATCCCGGCGGTCAGGGACGCGCCCAGCCCAACACCCTGTTGGTCGGGTGCGACGGTCAGGCCGGCGAGGAAGCCGATGTCACCCTGGCTGCGGTCCGCGCCGCACGCCACCAGCCGGTCGCCGGCCCGGATGCCGTACCAGTCCACCACCCGTGGGTCGCCCGGGCGGGAGGTGGTGCTCGGGAACGCCTCGTCGATCAGCGCCTCCAACGCCGGATGGTCGGCCTCGGTGAGTCGTACCACCCGCTGCTCGTCCGCCTGCGCCGGTGGTGGCGTGTCGGTCCAGTGGAAGTCCCAGTCAGCGTGGCCGGTCACCGCCAGTCGGCCCGCGAGCAGGGCGGGATCGTGCCGGGGTAGGTGCAGCCGCTGCTCCGGGCGCAACACCCCGTCCGCAACCAACGCGACACAGACCTCGATCGCCGGCCCGGCCGGGCCGATCGCACAGCCGGCCGGCCCGTGCTCGGACGGCACCACCCACAGCACGGCGCCGTCGCGCCGGTAACCGCGCACCGGTGGGCGACTACCGAGTGCGTGCCGGGCGAACGGGTGGTGGCCGACGGCGGCCAGGACAGCGGTCCGGTCCCCAAGCACCTGGTCGTCGACGATCATGCTGGTCAGCCTAGGAGCCCGGGGTGCACCGTCGGCGCCCGGCCACGATTTGCATGCCAAATCCACCGTGGAGATTGGCGAGCCGACCGATTGGGTACATCACGCGCCGACCTACTGGGAACCCCCACCGGAGGACCGACATGCTCGCCATTCTCGCGGCCATCGTCTTTGGCTTCGCTCTGCTGCTCGACCTGCTCAACACGGACTTCGGAGCACCGGACCTGTTCAACTGGAACACGCTCGTGCTCATCGGACTGCTCCTGCTCTCGCTCTACCTGGCCGGCGTGGGCAGTGGCCCGCGCGGCGGTGGCGGCGGTGGCGGCGGCCGCTGGTACCGGGGCCGGCGCCCCGGTCGCGGCTGACCGGAACCGATCACCGGTGGCGGGCCCGCGGCGCGATTCCGGCGTCGTGGGCCCGGCCCGGTACTGTCTTCGTGATGGAGTCCGACGCCCT
The window above is part of the Micromonospora sp. LH3U1 genome. Proteins encoded here:
- a CDS encoding acyl-ACP desaturase; amino-acid sequence: MSTTLSQTALLVELEPVVARNLDRHLTLAKEWFPHEYVPWSEGRTFDGPLGGEAWSPTDSTIPDVARTALIVNLLTEDNLPSYHHEIATLFGRDGAWGTWVHRWTAEEGRHGVAIRDYLTVSRAVDPVALERARMTHMSEGYTNAHGDEVLHSLAYVSFQELATRISHRNTGKATGDPACEALLARVAADENLHMVFYRNLLAASFELAPSQAMRAVADVVADFQMPGSGIEGFARKSVAIALAGIYDLRQHRDDVLQPVLRQWDVFNVTGLNADGEAAREQLAAQLENLERAASRFEEKRDARAARLALR
- a CDS encoding PaaI family thioesterase, which translates into the protein MTQTQEPARSRTFTWADPAANAAQVGRRSGIDMLRAMIAGELAAPPVMHLIDMTRMEADEGRVVVELTPQEFHYNPLGSVHGGVLSTLLDTAAGCAVHTTLPAGVGYTSLDLNVKFLRPVTIDSGTLRCEGTVLQRGRRTALAEARITDASARLIAHATSTCLLLPQP
- a CDS encoding winged helix-turn-helix transcriptional regulator translates to MGPSALDWSVDNCTITRAMAVLGERWTLVVLREVFTGVRRFDDMRVRTGIPRQVLTNRLSTLVEQGVLSREPYREPGSRLRHEYRLTAKGLDLWPVLVAVLGWGDRYLADPEGSPLTVTHRDCGAPVGIELRCADGHDVGQMRDVVPRPGPGARRRTP
- a CDS encoding S1 family peptidase — encoded protein: MRPTRSSLRVAATVAVAGSLVVGTLIGAPAQAAPAASPDAAAALSAQLGDRSAGSYIDASGKSVVTVTDAAAASKASKAGAVVRYVTRGAAELNRATAELERSAKIPGTAWWSDPVTNQVVVSVDSTVTGAKLERVKAAAARANGAVRVEAEAGVLSTRISGGQAIYAGGGGRCSLGFNVRSGSTYYFVTAGHCTNISASWYSNSGQTALIGTRTGTSFPGNDYGIVRHSNSANAAGNVSLYNGSFRDITGSGNASVGQAVQRSGSTTGLRSGSVNATNATVNYAEGSVSGLIRTNVCAEPGDSGGSLFAGGTALGMTSGGSGNCRTGGTTYFQPVTEALSRYGVSVF
- a CDS encoding DUF998 domain-containing protein, whose amino-acid sequence is MSIVPRWALLSAGGAPLFLIGGWTLAQAAQPDGFDPVRQTISALAATDADHRWIMTLGLAGLGFCHLVTALGLVTAAPTGRGLLALGGLATLVLVAFPQRPGGSTTHVVAAAVAFGALAVWPALAVPRRAAPPLDQGQRGPARWTALAAAAVLLGLLGWFAVEYFADGARIGLTERLLAAGEAAVPLAAVLAALASQRRRLEPSGPR
- a CDS encoding DUF998 domain-containing protein, which gives rise to MRAVPNWAVATAAAAPVLLVAGWTVAESRQPAGYDPIRDTISQLAGHDAADAWIMVTALVLLGCCYLATAAVLHAAGLPSRFMLAVGGVATIALVAFPRPTVGGSLSHGIAATVAVLALVLWPAGSALWLPRGADAVHPDSPQPPWAFRRGVGLGATAVLLALFGWSAFEVTSGSRTGLAERVTAVAVSLWPLLAVLSARRAHLAWASGGTTSVGPALPTVGVVPPDPLGPSHGPTPRRPDGLP
- the aspS gene encoding aspartate--tRNA ligase, which encodes MIRTHNAGSLRAADAGSTVTLAGWVARRRDHGGVIFVDLRDGSGVVQVVFREEDAHALRNEFCVKVVGEVTRRPAGNENPELPTGEVEVTVVELEVLSEAAPLPLPVDDQIEAGDDLRLRYRYLDLRRSGPANALRLRSRASHLARGVLHERDFLEIETPTLTRSTPEGARDFLVPVRLQPGSWYALPQSPQLFKQLLMVGGMERYYQIARCYRDEDFRADRQPEFTQLDIEMSFVTEDDVIDLGEAIVSALWKDLAGHEIATPIPRITWHDAMARYGSDKPDLRYGVELTELTDYLRGTEFRVFAGAIDAGGYVGAVVMPGGAAQSRKELDGWQDWAKARGARGLAYVVLDAETGEARGPVAKNLSAEHLGGLADAVGAKPGDAVFFAASGTTREAQELLGAARVEIAKRSGLIDESAWAFCWVVDAPMFERTDEGGWTAVHHPFTSPNSEWVDRFEEAPDRALAYAYDIVCNGNEIGGGSIRIHRGDVQKRVFDLLGITPEEAQDKFGFLLEAFKYGAPPHGGIAFGWDRVCMLLAGADSIREVIAFPKTRGGFDPLTGAPTPITGQQRTEAGIDAKPKPSATTHTGTAGPAAPVADPV
- a CDS encoding sugar nucleotide-binding protein, with the translated sequence MRVLVVGGSGLLGREVSRRAVDAGLSVVGTVHSGEIALPGVAVRRLDVTDRAAVRALVAEVRPDAVVSTPYRYDDWTVTADGAAYVAVAAAEVGARLVHVSSDALHAGRPSPYLDDDVPTPINAYGAAKAAAETAVRAVDPGAALVRTSLILGEGSKQIQLCREALAGRATLFTDQIRCPVDVTDLADAVLELVHSAYAGPLNVAGPDAVSRAELGLLVAERFDLDASGLKTTTSTAAGVAGPGDVRLDSTRAAGLLRTRLRGVRELLAR
- a CDS encoding ArsR/SmtB family transcription factor, with protein sequence MENPPSDGRTEPRRVDLDGRQVRVLAHPLRMRLLGSLRIDGPATATALAEKLGTNTGATSYHLRQLAEVGLVAEDPDRGTGRQRWWQAAHDMSHFDPTDFDEDPDARAAVQWIQADQVRLMGDLAERWMAVEHHQSRAWRDAVGMSDLVLPLDPARLRALSDDLWAVLMRYRDEAVADAPDVKPVHVFLAGFPRLDERW
- a CDS encoding MFS transporter, which gives rise to MSALTVRQVRNRYLTLYGLRWLPTGLLIPVMILLMQERGLTLPQIGLVGTAQGLLVLALELPTGGLADALGRRPVLLAAGALNLASLALFAVADSFWMFFLVWALQGVYRALDSGPLESWYVDATLAADPDAEYEKGLGYGGTVIGGAIAGGALLSGGLIALGPMGPVSALTVPVLAAIVAQAAALVALVVLLVEERPATGFAALRASVVQAPRMIGQAVGLLRRSRVLLALVAVELFWGFGMVTFESLLPVRLAEVIGDPERAAALLGPANSAAWLASAAGAALTPLLLRWFGAAPGAALLRILQGVTVVGMGLFAGPVGVLVAYLACYAVHGASNPLHSGLLHRQVDGPYRTSVLSLNSMMAQPAGALGGVVLTALAAATSVGTAMVVGGVVLAVAAPLYLPAWLAGRTPAPAIEPTAVPVPAVER
- a CDS encoding GNAT family N-acetyltransferase, which gives rise to MIVDDQVLGDRTAVLAAVGHHPFARHALGSRPPVRGYRRDGAVLWVVPSEHGPAGCAIGPAGPAIEVCVALVADGVLRPEQRLHLPRHDPALLAGRLAVTGHADWDFHWTDTPPPAQADEQRVVRLTEADHPALEALIDEAFPSTTSRPGDPRVVDWYGIRAGDRLVACGADRSQGDIGFLAGLTVAPDQQGVGLGASLTAGMTRALLARHDTVGLGVYPSNVGAVRLYRRLGFTNSLSLSSFRLA